TGTGCCACTTAGTGTTATCAATCGCTAACATTAGGATAGGTAAGTGCTCATAGATCCATGTCTGTATACATAAAAAAACAACTATTAGAGTTCATAATCGGAAGCCTAAGTTTTTACGTTTCTGTCGAATACACACATTCAGAAGAAAATGGAAGTAATGATTCTTCTGAATACGACATATTCGGTTTATAATCATATTTATTTTCTACCGAATCTACATCAAATGTAACTCAGGAAACTCTAGTTTGAACTACATGTAATCGAAAGAAATATCAAATACTGGTTGCCCGAATTTAACATATTCGGAGACATAAAAAAAACAGTAAACTACCGAATAAGGAACATTTGGACACAGAAGAGCCTGAGTTTTTCTCCGTATATAATCGGAAGCAAACACAAGACATACACTTACAAATACTAAATATTCGGAagataaacaaaaaataaacctaCCGAATACGCAAGATTTATACACAGTATAGACTGAATTGTTCACCCTGACCAATCGAACGACATGTTTAAAGATCCATTCCCGAATACACATTACTCGGAAGGTAATGGAAAACATATCCGCCGAATACTCACATTCAGGAGACTAAAATATAAATTGCTACCAAATATTTCTTGTTTGGTTGACAAAAACTCTAAGTTGTTATTCATATTTTCTACCGAATAAGCATAATTATTAATGGAGTAATAGAGATgataaaaacctgcaatagagacACGTTCCCTCCAACTTGGATGGTTCCTCccctcgacgcctttctcaactcatCCATCAAGTATGCAaggcatgtcgtgccccaagaGTAATCACCGACTCCATGGAGAGGATCAAGAAGTTGTATAAAGTTGGCGTCAATATGGTTTCCAACAGTACTGGGGAAAATGatacatcccaatacacaaaggagataggCAGTGGCCGCTTGGTTCACTTGATCATCGGTCAACGTTCCCTTCTTTTCTTTATCCAAGGTGCCTCGGTACATACTCATTAATTGGTTAATGTTTATCTGTCTTGTTTTATAAGATGCATGCCTCATGAACTCAGCTATTGTTGTCTCATCATCCCAACCTAAACACTtttgagttagagcataaagttgtgtccagcttaactgctttgtgtagtttaACTTGACAGTTGTGTCTTGGACAGGGatgttaagaatctgcacaacatcatccggggtaatcgtcatTTCCCCAAAAGGCATGTGGAATgtgtcggtctcaggatacaatcTCTCCACAAACGCAGATATAgacacacgatcatgttccaacaaagaGTTCTCGACAACAGGATACAACCCTGAGTTGTTTATAATCGTCTTGAACCTTtaacattcaccggataaaggctaTTCCAATATTTTCTTTTGTGGAGCGGTGGGTTTGAGTCGGCGAACGACATCTTGatgatactattaaacacacGAAAAATATTAcgatacatacaacacataaacAATATGTTAAGAAATAGGATACAAttattattacctcggtttcatatatatCTCTTGCCCAGGAGCCTTTGTATCCAAATATTAcgatacatacaacacataaacAATATGTTTAAGAAATAGGATACAAttattattacctcggtttcatatatatCTCTTGCCCAGGAGCCTTTGTATCCAAATATTAcgatacatacaacacataaacAATACGATTATTATTATTACGCCTTTAGGAATATCCTGCACTTTCAAGTGGTTAGGGACAatatgtgatgctttcttagaaaTATCCTTCTTTTCACCTTGTACACCTTTTTTGCCTTTCTTGGTACCACTAGGTTCTCCTCCTTCTTGGGTgctacttggttgtccttcttcttgtacTTCTGTAAAAATTTCATGTTGTGGTTGTGGAGCACTTGCTCCTTGAGTTCCTTGTGGAGTGCCTTGTGGAGTGCTTGCATCTTGAGCCTCTTGAGTTCCTTCTGGAGCACTTGTATTTTGAACTTGTAGTGTGACCTGTGGAGCTCCAGTTTCTTGACCTTCTTTAGTGCCCTGTGTTGCACTTGGGTCCACGACTTGTTGAGTGTCTTGTTGACCACTTGGTTCTACACCTTTATCTTGAGCACTTGAATTTCCCTTAGCACCCCTTTCTCTCCTAACACTAGCCGACACTTTCATACTTCCTACACGAGCCCCTAGGTAAGGTTTCTTAGGTTGCTTAGCTCGACTTTGcctaaacaacaaaataaagaacAATAGTTTTAGaaactacacaatcggaagacaaagtaaaaCAACAATACACGAATGTCAACATCGGGAAGTCAAAACAAAATCACtgtttctgaatatacatcattCGGAGGGTATAACATAATATTATCGACCGAATGTGCATCAATTGAAGTTCATGAAACTCTTAAGTTTATAGCCTATATAATCGGATGTAAATAAATATATTTACATCCGAATACACTATGGCCCCAAAAAAATTTCAGTTTGAAGAGTGTACATTCAGAAGTATATCATATACgataaacttccgaatatacatCGGCCCTAAAATGGGATTTTGCCAAAATCACCATTTTTGACTAATCAAATGATACATTCGGCAGTAAACTAATCTCCGAATACTATGCCTCTAAATCAATACATTCGGGAGAGAAAATAAATCTTAACTTACGAATAAACCAATCAAAAGTTACAGGAAGAAATGGTTCTCGACATTCGGAGGTATACCTAAACAACTATCTCCCGAATACTCTCGATGTTCTTCAGAATtaaagaacacgactacattcgaaAGTTAACACAACATGCATATCTCCCGAATCTGGTTAAAAtcagaaaaccctagatttttttaGAGATTCGTCGAATTGAAGCGACATAAACCCAAAAATTGATAGACCCTTACCTAATTGGAGTCGTTTGAAGTTGTCGGAGTGTTTGACTTTCAGATTGGCCGCCATCAACTACTCCAACCGCTGCAACTCCTTCGCCGTTGTCGGGTTCAtggtgttcttcgtgttcttcacgacCAATCTCTTTGTTTCGATCTTTAGTGGGTTTGTTAGGTCTGGTCATTGTTATATAGGAGGATCGATGATGTTTTTTTTCGCCGATTATCAAACACGAtgaattcaaacgaagaagaacgaggattttttttcttcccacaaCGGGAGTGAAGAAGATGAGAAGAGGAAGAGTTGaaactgaaaatgaaattgaaGTGAAAGTGAAAGTGAAACTGATTCTGTTTTTAGGATTTTAGGTTTGATTACTGTAGGGGCATTTTGATAACTTTAGGACTCCTATAGGGTTCCCTTAACTAGTGCCCTTGAATGGATATAAcctgatggcccctaaatccttttcgGTGGCCCCTAAAAAGGCCGGGCAAAATAGGGGGTAAATCCAAAGCCCTTCCGCATTTTCTTTTTATAAAGTCccctcaccaccaccacaaccactacCACCGCCATGACTGCCCAACTCCCTTGCGACGGAGATGGAATTTGTATGGCCTGCAAATCAACACCACCAGAAGTAGAAACCCTAGTATGTAAAACTTGTATTACTCCATGGCATGTCAATTGTCTATCAAAACCACCAGAATCATTATCATCAACTCTTGAATGGGATTGCCCTGACTGTTCCAATGTACTCATTCATAATCCCAATTCTGGTGCTGGTCCATCATCATCATCGCCGAATCCTTCTTTGAATCAACTTGTGGGTTTAATTTGTGCTATTGAGAATGACTCTACACTTACTGATCACCAGAAAGCGAAGAAACGGCAGGAACTAATCAGTGGGATTAAAGTCTCGGATCcttgtgaaaatgaagatgagaagaagaagaagatgaagaagaaggagagtgATGTCAAGGATATTTTGCATGATAAGCTTATGTGTCTCATTTGCATGCAATTGCCTCATAAACCTGTTACTGTAAGTAAATGTTTATCACTTCATAGTATTGTTGATTGATTTTCTAGGAATTTTCAAACCCTCATTTGATGATAGAAGAAAGGATTATGTTGATGTAGGACTTTAATTTGTGAGTTTGTTGTTGATTGATTGGTTGCAGACTCCTTGTGGTCACAATTTCTGTTTAAAATGTTTCGAGAAATGGGTAAACCAGCAACCACGAAAACAAAATTGCCCCGAGTGTCGCAGTAAAATTCCTGACAATATGGTGAATCAACCAAGGATTAACTCTGCCCTTGTCGTTGCAATTCGTATGGCAAAGGCGAAAGAGAATAGTGGTTCAGGGTCTCACCGCCACTTTGGACGAACACCTGCTGAAAATGATCCTATGAATCAGGGTATTGTATTAGTAGGGGAGTATGGTGCAAAATCTGTGGCTTTATCAGGGGACTATGAAGACAATGACAACCATGGAGACTGGTTCCTTTACACCGGAAGGTTAATCTTTTAATCTCTTGTCCTGATATTGTATATACGTGCTTTATGTCTTAGTCTTGGTTAGTTGTACTTCCATGTTACCGTTGAATCGCCGAGATTTATTGCCTAATTTGACTTATTACTTTATCGGGTAAACAGTGGGGGAAGGGATCTCAATGGCATTAATCAATCGTATGAGAAATCTAATGAAGCTCTGCGTGTCAGTTGCCTGGGAGGATACCCAGTCCGTGTGGTGCGGTATGTGATTGATTCTTTCTTATTCTTCCTTTTCATTTCTTGGCGAGTTTACTCATTCAGCATAAGCTGTTAAAAGTGAAGCAGTTATAATTGGTAATATTGTGCCTAGAAATTTACCAATCAATTTATACAAATGCTATGACCCTAAGTGCCATTATATGCTGATTCTACCCTTGTACTGCTTATGTTAATAACTTTTCCACTTAGTCAATGTGCTAGCAGATTATATCACACAGCCTACATGTGCGTCCTTCTTAAATGGAAAATCAATATTGCTTATTCAGGCTTTTTATCCGAGatgtcacttcttcttcttttttccgtaAAGATTATTTCTTGCTCTTTCTAACAAATAGGAACTTGACCAAATTAAAACTGCGGCTAAGAGTTATCAAAAAATTTGGACAGGCGTAAAGATGCCGAAACAAAAGTTGGCATGAAAATTGGTGATTATGTTTTGAATTTTTAGTTAGTCCTGCGGTCCTGCCATGAAACATGGGTACTGCAACAATAGTTCATTTTAATCAATAATATCCACGTTTGAGATTACTGTGTGTTGTACATCCACTTAAATTTTCTTTTAGTTGAACTTGTTTCTTGATTTATTTATGTTAAGCTTTTTCCATCACAAGTTTAAACTTTCAGGTCTCACAAGGAGAAGCGCTCGTCATATGCTCCACTAAATGGGCTGAGATGCGGAGTTTACAGAATAGAAAAATGTTGGCGAAAAATTGGGATTCAAGTTGTGgcagtttctttttgtcttttaaCCTTATACTCTGATCACATGTCTGTTTCTTTCTTGCCAATTTAGGTAGATCTAATGAAAAAGTGTCATTTACAGGGGCATAAAGTCTGTAGGTATCTCTTTGTTCGGTGTGACAATGAACCTGCTCCTTGGTCGAGGTACTCCGTTTTTTCTTTTCGTCATGTTTCATTTCCTTCTCTCTTCCTGATAATAGAAATCCAGGGCTGTCAAGTAATATTTCTGACTTAATTATCTGCAACATCAATTGTAGTGACAATCATGGGGACCGTCCAAGACCTCTGCCTGTTATTAAGGAGCTTAAAAGGGCAACCAATATTACAGATAGAAGGGAAAGTCCATCGTGGGATTATGATGTGAGTACATTGTTGTTTATTCAGCTATTTCTCAACtgagttttcttcttttctagAATTGCTTTCCCTTTAGATATTGCTATTTTTGTTTCAGTCCTTTCTCAGATAGTTTTACATCAGAAGGACTATTATGTTTGAGCACTTCTTTTGGATAAAAGCAAGATCTTAAAATAAGAAACTTCACCTAGAAGGCGACATTACAACTCAATAACATGCCTGAGAACAGCTAAACTCTGAGAACCCAGCAACACCCTATAAAAACACcaaaaaagaacaagaatctcactTAGCAATATAAAGTAGACTGTCTCCAACAGTCCCATTCAATTAAAGAGTCCCAATGGGTTATGAAATAGTCAGAATAACAGTCCTCAAACACATTTTCTGTTGACGCCCAATAGAACAAAATAAATTTGACTGCTCTCACAATTTCTTGGAATGAATTACTCTTGTATTTGAACATAATGTTATTGTCATCTTGTCACGTTTGCATATAATGGCAAATGGAAAGTAGCTCTATATCCTCTTATTTCTTCAGTTATTTCTTGCTCCCCATTCCACAGGTTCTTCAAAACAGTGTCATTCATGACCCAATCTATCTTATAACTTTTAAGAAATACATTCAAAGATCATATGCTATTCTGCAGGAAAAAACAAATGATCTACAGACTAGCAAAGATGACAACTAGTGACACAGTTTGTCTTCTTTTCCCTATGTTACTAATTGCAGCTATACCTCACTTGCCAAACTAAGAAACAAACCTTCAAAGGAATTTTAGGATTCACAAAATTTTGCGGGaaacgtgtttttttttttttttcattcacaCCTTGATTTGCAATGCCATGAAGACGAGAATAGCATGATGCAAGAGAGAAACCTATTGTACTTGGATCCCAGCTTTCATGGTCCTCCAGGCCAGCAATAAATGGAAGTATTTCAAATCAGTTGAAGTGGGTCTCCCAATTCCATTTTGAAATATTCTATGCATGTTAAATAGAAGAGTAACTAAGAATTTGATGACTTTTAGGAGGAAGATAGCTTCTGGAAATGGAAAAAACCTCCACCTAATACTactactactgctgctgctgctgtatcATGTACAACTACAACAGAAAGTGAGCGTGGGAATAATTTACTGACAGCAGAGGAAGTTGCTGTTTGTGAGGTAAATATGTCACCATGGGATGTCATTTCAATTGAAGATTACTACCTAGATAAAGATTTTATGGTTAGTTAATCCTTTTCATTTATGTAGATCTtatttgttttggtttttcattTATGGGGGCTTTTAGACTTGGTAATAAAGAGTGAAATTCTTGGGTTCATGATAAATTAGTAAAATAAGTTATGGGTTTTACTTAGTTTCTTCCTGTTCTTGATTGTCTGGTTATCGTAATCGTGCTCCTGCACAGGGAATGAAGATAACAATGATAATGCTGCAGGTCTtagataaagaagatgatgatagtAATAAAGAACCTGTGCAAACAGaaacttctgaagatttagagagaGCACGGAAAAAGGCGCAGAATAAGTCATACAGGAATCAGCTTCTAAACGGTTTGAgctctctttttctctttctctattGTGAACAAAACGCCGGATCCATAGTGACTGGTCTTCATAAGTTTTTATTCTTATCACACCTTGTTTCTAAGCTCTTTCCTGTTTCTCTGTCACGCAGCATTGAAATGTCAACTTTGTAGGGAAGTGATGAATAGTCCTCTGACAACACCCTGTGCTCACAACTTTTGCAAGCCTTGTTTAAAGAGTGTTTTTGCTGGTAAAAGTTCTGTCCGAAAGAGATACTTTTGTCAGGGAAGATCACTTCGAGCACAAAAGTCAATAATGAAGTGCCCGTCTTGCCCAATGGACTTATCTGAGTTCCTTCAAAACCCTCAGGTATGAAAATGTCAATTTTTAACATGATGACTACTAGATCTGTTAGTAACCAAGTTTgggattacttttttttttattccttaAAGATGCTATTTGAATTGAAGGTAGAAATCAGCTAACCAGTCTTCTTCTGTATTGCTATAAATTGTTAGTGTTCTACTTGTTCTCCTTCCTTGCTGCTCCATCACTGGCTTTGATGGCTTCCAGCCTTTTATTAAGAATATTTAGATAGGCCCGCTCTTCAAATTCGTCTTTTCTGTCTAGTAGCTTGGTGTTGGAAACTGTCTAATCAGATGTACATCATgtttctttttctccttttctgGATCTGAAATCAGctcatctgaatctgactcgATGTATTtgtttttttgagtcagatctgactcaactgATCAAAAATATGCGGGTGAGTggcttggtcccatgagtcaggggtattttgttccCTGACTCAAACAAGTCTGAGTCAGGGATTAGGTCTGACTCATGCAGCGAGTCAGATCTGAAAAACTAAAAGAGAAACGATCTGACATCTGACTCGCGTTGAGTCAGGggtcgactcagatccagaccgCGAGTCAGATGCAAACAAACATGCTGGATGCTGGTAGGTGGACTAATTTGTGGAAATGGGTGTGAGGCCTGAAAGTTCTGACTAGAGTAAAATTTTTACTCTGACCAATATAACTAACAAGATTATCATGCACAGACCTGTATGCTTTATGTATGTGGTTATACTTCTGCTTTGTTAAGAAATGAAAGCCGTGGTACGCTGGTATTTTCTTTGGTGAGCTAGGGGTTTAACCATGAGTTTGTTACCAGGTTAACAGAGAGCTGATGGCTGTCATAGAAGATCTCCAACGCCAGGCTGAGGAGGAGAATGATGAGGACTTTAGTGAAGAGACCGGGGGTTTCGATAAGCCTGAAAACATGATTGGAGTCGCTAAAGATAGAAGTGACAATTCTGACATGTTGGATGACATTTTAGAAATTGGGGGGGAGCCTAAGCAGATGAACAAACGCTTGAAGACGAAAGGTTCAGTCttaacagcaaatgcagaaaaatctgaGTTTAAGAGTAATGAATCTTTGGAGGAGATGAAACTTGATGTTGCAGAAGATCTCCAATTCCAGGCTGAGAAGGAGAATGATAAGGACCCAAGTGAAGAGACCGAGGATTTCGATAAGCCCGAAAACATGATTGGAGTCGCTAAAGATGGGAGTGACAATTCTGACATGTTGGATGACGTTTTAGAAATTGAGGGGGAGTTTAAGCAGATGAACAAACGCTTAAAGACGAAAGGTTCAGACTTTTCAGGAAATGCAGAAACATCTGAGTGTAAGAGTATTGAATCTGTGGATAAATTGAAACTTGATGTTGCAAACGGAGGCAATGTTGTGACAAAAGACGCAGTAAAGGAAATGGTTAAAACTTCAAGAACTCTTACCGCTGAGCCCAAACCTAAACGTGGTAGTGGAGGCGATTGCTTGCCAAAGCCTGAACCAAATAAAAGAGGTCGCCAGAAGAAAACCAAGGAGACAGCAGTGGCTGTTGTTGCAGATGAAGGTAATGATTCACCATCTAGTCCTCTTCAAATTGGTTAAGATGACAACAGGGATTCTGTATTGTTTATGAGGGCCTAGAGTCATATTGCAGATTGCAGAAAGGTTCATACATACATAGTGATACGTGGTGTTCTATTTCGGTCTCAGCAATGGGTCTCTAGAAACCTCGGTTGGGACTTGGGGTCTGGCTAACTTCTAACTCAAACCAACCTCGACAAGTTCCAACCCTGTGTGTGTGACCTATGATTTTCTGCTTGTACTGAGCCTCCTTGTACTCCTGTGGTGTTCAATGGCAGAGTGACGTCTACTTGATCGGCCTACGTACATTGTAATAAGTGGTTTTCAATTTTGGTCTCAGCAATGGGTCTCTACAAACCTCCTTGGAACTTGGGGTCTGGTTAACTTCTAACTCAAACAAACCTCGACAAGTTACAACCCTGTGTGACCTATGATTTTCTAGTTGTACTGAACCTCCTTGTACTCCTGTGGTGTTCAATGGCAGAGTGAC
This portion of the Papaver somniferum cultivar HN1 chromosome 11, ASM357369v1, whole genome shotgun sequence genome encodes:
- the LOC113321800 gene encoding uncharacterized protein LOC113321800 isoform X1, whose protein sequence is MTAQLPCDGDGICMACKSTPPEVETLVCKTCITPWHVNCLSKPPESLSSTLEWDCPDCSNVLIHNPNSGAGPSSSSPNPSLNQLVGLICAIENDSTLTDHQKAKKRQELISGIKVSDPCENEDEKKKKMKKKESDVKDILHDKLMCLICMQLPHKPVTTPCGHNFCLKCFEKWVNQQPRKQNCPECRSKIPDNMVNQPRINSALVVAIRMAKAKENSGSGSHRHFGRTPAENDPMNQGIVLVGEYGAKSVALSGDYEDNDNHGDWFLYTGSGGRDLNGINQSYEKSNEALRVSCLGGYPVRVVRSHKEKRSSYAPLNGLRCGVYRIEKCWRKIGIQGHKVCRYLFVRCDNEPAPWSSDNHGDRPRPLPVIKELKRATNITDRRESPSWDYDEEDSFWKWKKPPPNTTTTAAAAVSCTTTTESERGNNLLTAEEVAVCEGMKITMIMLQVLDKEDDDSNKEPVQTETSEDLERARKKAQNKSYRNQLLNALKCQLCREVMNSPLTTPCAHNFCKPCLKSVFAGKSSVRKRYFCQGRSLRAQKSIMKCPSCPMDLSEFLQNPQVNRELMAVIEDLQRQAEEENDEDFSEETGGFDKPENMIGVAKDRSDNSDMLDDILEIGGEPKQMNKRLKTKGSVLTANAEKSEFKSNESLEEMKLDVAEDLQFQAEKENDKDPSEETEDFDKPENMIGVAKDGSDNSDMLDDVLEIEGEFKQMNKRLKTKGSDFSGNAETSECKSIESVDKLKLDVANGGNVVTKDAVKEMVKTSRTLTAEPKPKRGSGGDCLPKPEPNKRGRQKKTKETAVAVVADEVLKMVRRKEMTGGGDNSTTTGTSSNHLTVSRSLVKRSTDVNKMKTLHAMPALIVPDSFSTSTTSVTGAAEGVAIEKESENKRHGVGKEEEATDQHIEERDHDDDEHAPGFIFLCSAETKPEIFKYSVFGLPLGKMYVVENINPGAMLFLFDVNLKLLHGVYKATFRGERDLEPAAFGGRFPAQVRFNIFRECLPLPESVFRHAIKENYHGGTKFQQKLSNCQAKKLFSLFHPIGCPPESVLGAPPRQSPPVKIYQNRQPSRLPPPNDPYASTAFHRAHGTPPPMSGYTAQKTRTNPYFGMEARSTYSPGNALIPAHNPYTRYRAAPDVASQGAKVGENEYNPQLLPVERKREQEKQLTQQFGCSSYYSTHPSHAAATTYPIEPFHGFPETQHSGSSYVPLRYPPRLVNDASFHALPPPHHTPQTSMYNAPGHALPPLHRTPPSLSYDPLRQAYVPAASHSSTYWAAVAREHPNQVHI
- the LOC113321800 gene encoding uncharacterized protein LOC113321800 isoform X3 yields the protein MTAQLPCDGDGICMACKSTPPEVETLVCKTCITPWHVNCLSKPPESLSSTLEWDCPDCSNVLIHNPNSGAGPSSSSPNPSLNQLVGLICAIENDSTLTDHQKAKKRQELISGIKVSDPCENEDEKKKKMKKKESDVKDILHDKLMCLICMQLPHKPVTTPCGHNFCLKCFEKWVNQQPRKQNCPECRSKIPDNMVNQPRINSALVVAIRMAKAKENSGSGSHRHFGRTPAENDPMNQGIVLVGEYGAKSVALSGDYEDNDNHGDWFLYTGSGGRDLNGINQSYEKSNEALRVSCLGGYPVRVVRSHKEKRSSYAPLNGLRCGVYRIEKCWRKIGIQGHKVCRYLFVRCDNEPAPWSSDNHGDRPRPLPVIKELKRATNITDRRESPSWDYDEEDSFWKWKKPPPNTTTTAAAAVSCTTTTESERGNNLLTAEEVAVCEGMKITMIMLQVLDKEDDDSNKEPVQTETSEDLERARKKAQNKSYRNQLLNALKCQLCREVMNSPLTTPCAHNFCKPCLKSVFAGKSSVRKRYFCQGRSLRAQKSIMKCPSCPMDLSEFLQNPQVNRELMAVIEDLQRQAEEENDEDFSEETGGFDKPENMIGVAKDRSDNSDMLDDILEIGGEPKQMNKRLKTKGSVLTANAEKSEFKSNESLEEMKLDVAEDLQFQAEKENDKDPSEETEDFDKPENMIGVAKDGSDNSDMLDDVLEIEGEFKQMNKRLKTKGSDFSGNAETSECKSIESVDKLKLDVANGGNVVTKDAVKEMVKTSRTLTAEPKPKRGSGGDCLPKPEPNKRGRQKKTKETAVAVVADEVLKMVRRKEMTGGGDNSTTTGTSSNHLTVSRSLVKRSTDVNKMKTLHAMPALIVPDSFSTSTTSVTGAAEGVAIEKESENKRHGVGKEEEATDQHIEERDHDDDEHAPGFIFLCSAETKPEIFKYSVFGLPLGKMYVVENINPGAMLFLFDVNLKLLHGVYKATFRGERDLEPAAFGGRFPAQVRFNIFRECLPLPESVFRHAIKENYHGGTKFQQKLSNCQAKKLFSLFHPIGCPPESVLGAPPRQSPPVKIYQNRQPSRLPPPNDPYASTAFHRAHARSTYSPGNALIPAHNPYTRYRAAPDVASQGAKVGENEYNPQLLPVERKREQEKQLTQQFGCSSYYSTHPSHAAATTYPIEPFHGFPETQHSGSSYVPLRYPPRLVNDASFHALPPPHHTPQTSMYNAPGHALPPLHRTPPSLSYDPLRQAYVPAASHSSTYWAAVAREHPNQVHI
- the LOC113321800 gene encoding uncharacterized protein LOC113321800 isoform X4 encodes the protein MTAQLPCDGDGICMACKSTPPEVETLVCKTCITPWHVNCLSKPPESLSSTLEWDCPDCSNVLIHNPNSGAGPSSSSPNPSLNQLVGLICAIENDSTLTDHQKAKKRQELISGIKVSDPCENEDEKKKKMKKKESDVKDILHDKLMCLICMQLPHKPVTTPCGHNFCLKCFEKWVNQQPRKQNCPECRSKIPDNMVNQPRINSALVVAIRMAKAKENSGSGSHRHFGRTPAENDPMNQGIVLVGEYGAKSVALSGDYEDNDNHGDWFLYTGSGGRDLNGINQSYEKSNEALRVSCLGGYPVRVVRSHKEKRSSYAPLNGLRCGVYRIEKCWRKIGIQGHKVCRYLFVRCDNEPAPWSSDNHGDRPRPLPVIKELKRATNITDRRESPSWDYDEEDSFWKWKKPPPNTTTTAAAAVSCTTTTESERGNNLLTAEEVAVCEGMKITMIMLQVLDKEDDDSNKEPVQTETSEDLERARKKAQNKSYRNQLLNALKCQLCREVMNSPLTTPCAHNFCKPCLKSVFAGKSSVRKRYFCQGRSLRAQKSIMKCPSCPMDLSEFLQNPQVNRELMAVIEDLQRQAEEENDEDFSEETGGFDKPENMIGVAKDRSDNSDMLDDILEIGGEPKQMNKRLKTKGSVLTANAEKSEFKSNESLEEMKLDVAEDLQFQAEKENDKDPSEETEDFDKPENMIGVAKDGSDNSDMLDDVLEIEGEFKQMNKRLKTKGSDFSGNAETSECKSIESVDKLKLDVANGGNVVTKDAVKEMVKTSRTLTAEPKPKRGSGGDCLPKPEPNKRGRQKKTKETAVAVVADEVLKMVRRKEMTGGGDNSTTTGTSSNHLTVSRSLVKRSTDVNKMKTLHAMPALIVPDSFSTSTTSVTGAAEGVAIEKESENKRHGVGKEEEATDQHIEERDHDDDEHAPGFIFLCSAETKPEIFKYSVFGLPLGKMYVVENINPGAMLFLFDVNLKLLHGVYKATFRGERDLEPAAFGGRFPAQVRFNIFRECLPLPESVFRHAIKENYHGGTKFQQKLSNCQAKKLFSLFHPIGCPPESVLGAPPRQSPPVKIYQNRQPSRLPPPNDPYASTAFHRAHGTPPPMSGYTAQKTRTNPYFGMEARSTYSPGNALIPAHNPYTRYRAAPDVASQGAKVGENEYNPQLLPVERKREQEKQLTQQFGCSSYYSTHPSHAAATTYPIEPFHGFPETQHSGSSYVPLRYPPRLVNDASFHALPPPHHTPQTSMYNAPASHSSTYWAAVAREHPNQVHI
- the LOC113321800 gene encoding uncharacterized protein LOC113321800 isoform X2 → MTAQLPCDGDGICMACKSTPPEVETLVCKTCITPWHVNCLSKPPESLSSTLEWDCPDCSNVLIHNPNSGAGPSSSSPNPSLNQLVGLICAIENDSTLTDHQKAKKRQELISGIKVSDPCENEDEKKKKMKKKESDVKDILHDKLMCLICMQLPHKPVTTPCGHNFCLKCFEKWVNQQPRKQNCPECRSKIPDNMVNQPRINSALVVAIRMAKAKENSGSGSHRHFGRTPAENDPMNQGIVLVGEYGAKSVALSGDYEDNDNHGDWFLYTGSGGRDLNGINQSYEKSNEALRVSCLGGYPVRVVRSHKEKRSSYAPLNGLRCGVYRIEKCWRKIGIQGHKVCRYLFVRCDNEPAPWSSDNHGDRPRPLPVIKELKRATNITDRRESPSWDYDEEDSFWKWKKPPPNTTTTAAAAVSCTTTTESERGNNLLTAEEVAVCEVLDKEDDDSNKEPVQTETSEDLERARKKAQNKSYRNQLLNALKCQLCREVMNSPLTTPCAHNFCKPCLKSVFAGKSSVRKRYFCQGRSLRAQKSIMKCPSCPMDLSEFLQNPQVNRELMAVIEDLQRQAEEENDEDFSEETGGFDKPENMIGVAKDRSDNSDMLDDILEIGGEPKQMNKRLKTKGSVLTANAEKSEFKSNESLEEMKLDVAEDLQFQAEKENDKDPSEETEDFDKPENMIGVAKDGSDNSDMLDDVLEIEGEFKQMNKRLKTKGSDFSGNAETSECKSIESVDKLKLDVANGGNVVTKDAVKEMVKTSRTLTAEPKPKRGSGGDCLPKPEPNKRGRQKKTKETAVAVVADEVLKMVRRKEMTGGGDNSTTTGTSSNHLTVSRSLVKRSTDVNKMKTLHAMPALIVPDSFSTSTTSVTGAAEGVAIEKESENKRHGVGKEEEATDQHIEERDHDDDEHAPGFIFLCSAETKPEIFKYSVFGLPLGKMYVVENINPGAMLFLFDVNLKLLHGVYKATFRGERDLEPAAFGGRFPAQVRFNIFRECLPLPESVFRHAIKENYHGGTKFQQKLSNCQAKKLFSLFHPIGCPPESVLGAPPRQSPPVKIYQNRQPSRLPPPNDPYASTAFHRAHGTPPPMSGYTAQKTRTNPYFGMEARSTYSPGNALIPAHNPYTRYRAAPDVASQGAKVGENEYNPQLLPVERKREQEKQLTQQFGCSSYYSTHPSHAAATTYPIEPFHGFPETQHSGSSYVPLRYPPRLVNDASFHALPPPHHTPQTSMYNAPGHALPPLHRTPPSLSYDPLRQAYVPAASHSSTYWAAVAREHPNQVHI